A single window of Montipora capricornis isolate CH-2021 chromosome 14, ASM3666992v2, whole genome shotgun sequence DNA harbors:
- the LOC138031676 gene encoding uncharacterized protein, which translates to MFSGPLTTKKEEEKCSYLLIWCGEKGRDIANTWSDVSDDDKKKLKTYFERFVNHVEPKCNPVFSRYKFHKRVQAESETVEQFVTDLNLLVRDCSFKEPDEMIRDRIVFGTNSRKIREELINEGKELTLDKDIARTYEMSQSQMKSMEAGYEAVHSVNRDQRSRKDPPKPHTDPPQRGACGRCGKTHAKDSCPAMGKTCLQCKKANHFANMCKTRNQKVHEVSDNPYQVSDSLFVESISEDVNQTNQVFVDIEIGNKKIPVSFKLDTGAQVNVIPLHVFHQLKCNNLESTTQRLFGYGGKPLKVEGKCTLACSYKGTQGYILA; encoded by the coding sequence ATGTTCAGTGGTCCGCTCACTAcaaagaaagaggaagaaaagtgTAGTTATTTGCTGATATGGTGTGGCGAGAAAGGACGAGACATTGCCAACACTTGGAGTGATGTTTCTGATGACGATAAAAAGAAGCTCAAGACGTATTTTGAGAGATTTGTGAATCATGTGGAACCGAAATGCAATCCAGTATTTTCCCGCTACAAGTTTCACAAAAGAGTGCAAGCAGAGTCAGAAACGGTAGAACAATTCGTAACAGACCTGAACCTTCTCGTTAGAGATTGTTCCTTTAAGGAACCCGACGAGATGATTCGTGACAGAATTGTTTTTGGAACAAACTCTCGTAAGATCCGAGAAGAGTTAATTAACGAAGGTAAAGAGCTGACCCTTGACAAAGACATTGCCCGAACATATGAAATGTCACAATCACAAATGAAGTCAATGGAGGCAGGCTACGAAGCCGTACACAGTGTGAATAGAGATCAGCGATCCAGAAAAGATCCTCCAAAGCCACATACGGATCCCCCACAGCGAGGTGCGTGTGGCAGATGCGGAAAGACCCACGCAAAGGATTCATGTCCAGCCATGGGGAAAACGTGCCTACAGTGCAAAAAGGCAAACCACTTCGCCAACATGTGTAAAACACGAAACCAGAAAGTACACGAGGTCAGTGATAACCCCTATCAAGTAAGTGACAGTTTGTTTGTAGAATCTATCTCAGAAGATgtcaaccaaaccaaccaagTATTTGTAGACATTGAGATTGGAAACAAGAAGATACCAGTAAGTTTCAAACTTGATACTGGGGCCCAAGTGAATGTTATACCTTTACATGTGTTCCACCAACTTAAGTGTAATAATCTGGAGAGCACAACACAGAGGCTGTTTGGCTACGGTGGCAAACCCCTCAAGGTGGAAGGAAAGTGCACTTTAGCTTGTTCATACAAAGGAACACAGGGGTATATCCTGGCATAG